A region of uncultured Draconibacterium sp. DNA encodes the following proteins:
- a CDS encoding tetratricopeptide repeat protein, translating into MEREQILTYINASKSLNGETLDEVKKLTSDLPWFSAGWLLYLKNLKNLGHSDYDAVLKKVAVMVPDRKVLFKFLNDELPKKQVEAALENTQVTYRLEGDVELQSENSLIDKFLSTDSMLLRTTKLNLSTNGNGSDKAHIDQSVKEDEELVTETLASIYFQQKNFDKALDAYKKLSLKYPEKSVYFAGRIEEIELLKNNN; encoded by the coding sequence ATGGAAAGGGAGCAGATTCTGACCTATATAAATGCATCGAAATCACTGAATGGAGAGACCTTGGATGAGGTGAAAAAGCTTACTTCCGATCTTCCGTGGTTTTCAGCAGGATGGCTGTTGTATTTAAAGAACCTGAAGAATCTGGGACATTCAGATTATGATGCTGTTTTAAAGAAAGTGGCGGTAATGGTTCCCGACAGAAAAGTGTTGTTTAAATTTTTAAATGATGAACTGCCTAAAAAACAGGTGGAAGCTGCATTAGAGAACACGCAGGTAACTTATCGTTTGGAAGGAGATGTTGAACTTCAGTCGGAAAACTCGTTGATTGATAAATTTTTGTCGACCGACAGTATGTTATTAAGGACCACAAAACTTAATCTCAGCACGAATGGTAATGGCAGCGACAAAGCGCATATCGATCAGTCGGTAAAAGAAGATGAGGAGCTGGTTACTGAAACTTTGGCATCGATTTATTTTCAGCAAAAGAACTTTGATAAAGCTTTGGATGCCTATAAAAAATTAAGTTTGAAATATCCGGAAAAAAGTGTTTACTTTGCAGGCCGTATTGAAGAAATTGAATTGTTAAAGAATAATAATTAA
- the kdsB gene encoding 3-deoxy-manno-octulosonate cytidylyltransferase, with product MNFIGIIPARYQSSRFPGKPLAKIKDKPMIQWVYENASKALPYVCVATDDDRIFDAVKAFGGEVVKTLPTHQSGTDRCAEAALKIAKNRPVDIVVNIQGDEPFVKPEQIELIKLCFESETEIATLVKKVDSEEELFNPNRPKVVLDKNDFALYFSRSPIPYFRGEENKNWVKKHTFWSHIGMYAFKADVLQKITQLEQGKLELAESLEQLRWLENGYKIKTAETTSSTIGIDTPEDLEAALQLF from the coding sequence ATGAACTTCATTGGAATTATACCCGCACGTTATCAATCATCGCGATTCCCGGGAAAGCCACTGGCAAAAATAAAGGACAAACCTATGATTCAGTGGGTGTATGAAAATGCATCAAAAGCCCTTCCTTATGTTTGTGTTGCCACCGACGACGATCGTATTTTCGATGCAGTAAAAGCATTTGGCGGCGAAGTAGTAAAAACTCTTCCTACACACCAAAGTGGCACCGACCGCTGTGCCGAGGCAGCATTAAAAATTGCTAAAAATCGCCCTGTAGATATTGTGGTAAACATACAGGGCGACGAGCCTTTTGTAAAACCGGAACAAATTGAATTGATTAAGTTGTGTTTTGAAAGCGAAACAGAAATTGCAACACTGGTAAAAAAAGTAGATTCGGAAGAGGAACTTTTTAATCCGAACCGCCCAAAAGTGGTGCTCGACAAAAATGATTTTGCCTTGTATTTCAGCCGCTCTCCCATTCCGTATTTCCGTGGAGAAGAAAATAAAAACTGGGTAAAAAAACATACATTCTGGAGCCACATTGGCATGTATGCTTTTAAGGCCGACGTATTACAAAAAATAACACAGCTGGAACAAGGGAAACTGGAACTGGCCGAATCGCTGGAACAGCTGCGCTGGCTCGAAAACGGATACAAAATAAAAACCGCAGAGACAACGTCTTCCACCATTGGCATTGATACCCCGGAAGATTTAGAAGCCGCTTTGCAACTGTTTTAA
- a CDS encoding LptE family protein: MLKRNLLLITVVILLAGFVSSCSVKYNFTGSKPMILEKTFTVYYFPNRARLINPTLSQSFTEELREKLTRQTSLNELSESGDLEFEGQITGYEFRPMSIQKQDESAQTRLTITINVKYTNNQVPEESFEKSFSAYEDFDSNLSISSVEEELSAEIIEKLTDDIFNATIANW, encoded by the coding sequence ATGCTTAAAAGAAATTTACTACTTATAACAGTAGTTATTTTGCTGGCAGGTTTTGTGAGTTCGTGTAGTGTGAAATATAATTTCACGGGCTCGAAACCTATGATATTGGAAAAAACGTTTACAGTTTATTATTTTCCAAACCGTGCGCGATTAATTAATCCAACACTCAGCCAGAGTTTTACCGAAGAATTGCGCGAAAAATTAACGCGTCAAACATCGTTAAACGAATTGTCGGAAAGCGGCGACCTCGAATTTGAAGGGCAGATTACGGGCTACGAATTTCGTCCGATGTCAATTCAAAAACAGGATGAGTCGGCTCAAACACGTCTTACCATTACAATTAATGTGAAGTACACCAACAATCAAGTGCCCGAAGAAAGCTTCGAAAAGTCATTTTCGGCCTACGAAGATTTTGATAGTAACCTCTCAATCAGTTCAGTGGAAGAAGAATTGAGCGCCGAAATTATTGAAAAACTTACCGACGATATTTTTAACGCAACCATTGCAAACTGGTAG
- a CDS encoding phospholipase D-like domain-containing protein encodes MKISTFILFLFISVELFAQTSIHEARQKAVGTSVTVSGVVTNGSELGPIRYIQDNTGGIAIYDNDLNDVQRGDSITVTGELDDYNNLLEINPVTNFTVHSSGISLPEPQIISISNISEDYEAELIRINNVEFVNAGGQFGGNTNYSFTDGTNTGIMRISSSCPLVGEAIPTGTFDLVAICSQYNSTYQLLPRDADDFIFNTNIQLTSALEVTESTTSSITLEWNTDTDGTSEIRYGSNMEVATLTNHANGESTPVADEYTHQAQITGLQNSEIVYAQAFSVNDGDTAFSAISAFVSNSNSSGEIKVYFNTDIDDSYANPTIASDIDDFMADTLAAYINRASESIDFCIYNIDNSKISDALNAAYTRGVTIRFITCGSTSHASVNDLNNNIPVLERPEIAEGGIMHNKFAIFDAIATDANAAWVWSGSTNLTPNQLTYDSNNMIFVQDQSLAKVYELEFEEMWGSTGNQPDAGNAKFGNAKIDNTPHQIQVGDKLIACYFSPSDNTNQQLINAINTADYDLDIETMLITRSDLANIIIDAYDRGVNVNVLTESESDNTDIVNNILGTTLPAKKYIFDDASGQLHHKVALIDANNPNSDPQTITGSHNWSSSANDRNDENTLIIHDADIANQYYQQFAYRFKQNDGTLVVSAQIIKSTSVKVYPNPTEGRLMINADKEISSISVYDTTGAKIKELQPNENTAEFNLPHNLTGLFLLKVELSNGDYNTYKILKK; translated from the coding sequence ATGAAAATCTCTACATTCATTCTATTTCTTTTTATTAGCGTTGAGCTATTCGCTCAAACCAGTATTCATGAGGCACGTCAGAAAGCGGTAGGCACAAGCGTTACAGTTTCAGGAGTAGTGACTAACGGTTCCGAACTTGGTCCCATCAGGTATATACAGGATAATACCGGGGGAATTGCCATTTACGACAATGATCTGAACGATGTGCAACGCGGAGATTCAATTACCGTAACCGGAGAATTGGACGATTACAACAACTTGCTGGAAATAAATCCGGTTACCAACTTTACGGTTCATTCGTCGGGGATTTCGCTGCCCGAACCCCAAATCATAAGTATAAGCAATATTAGCGAAGATTACGAGGCAGAACTGATTCGGATAAATAATGTTGAGTTTGTAAATGCCGGCGGGCAATTTGGCGGAAACACAAATTACTCTTTTACAGATGGAACAAATACAGGAATAATGAGAATAAGTTCAAGCTGCCCACTTGTTGGCGAGGCAATCCCTACCGGAACATTCGACCTGGTTGCGATTTGCTCGCAATACAATTCAACTTACCAGCTCCTTCCGCGCGATGCCGATGATTTTATTTTTAACACCAACATCCAACTTACTTCAGCTCTTGAAGTGACCGAATCTACAACCAGTTCGATTACGCTTGAATGGAACACCGACACCGATGGCACCTCTGAAATACGATACGGATCAAACATGGAAGTAGCAACCTTAACGAATCATGCAAATGGCGAATCAACACCTGTTGCCGATGAATATACCCATCAGGCGCAGATTACTGGTTTGCAAAATTCGGAGATCGTTTACGCACAAGCTTTTTCTGTTAACGATGGCGACACTGCCTTTTCGGCGATCAGTGCTTTTGTGAGTAATTCAAATTCGTCGGGAGAAATAAAAGTATATTTCAACACTGATATTGATGACAGTTATGCCAACCCAACTATCGCCTCTGATATTGATGATTTTATGGCCGACACACTTGCTGCCTATATCAACAGGGCTAGCGAATCGATCGACTTTTGTATCTACAATATCGATAATTCAAAAATATCAGACGCGCTGAATGCCGCCTACACCCGAGGTGTAACAATTCGTTTTATCACCTGTGGATCAACAAGCCATGCCAGCGTTAACGATTTAAATAACAATATTCCGGTTCTTGAACGTCCGGAGATAGCTGAAGGCGGAATTATGCACAACAAATTTGCCATTTTCGATGCAATCGCAACAGATGCTAACGCTGCCTGGGTTTGGTCGGGATCAACAAACCTCACTCCAAACCAGTTAACTTACGACAGCAACAATATGATCTTTGTTCAAGACCAGTCGCTGGCAAAAGTTTATGAGCTTGAATTTGAAGAAATGTGGGGCAGCACAGGCAACCAGCCGGATGCCGGAAATGCAAAATTTGGAAATGCTAAAATTGACAACACTCCACACCAGATTCAGGTGGGCGATAAACTAATTGCCTGTTATTTCAGTCCGTCGGACAATACAAACCAGCAATTGATAAATGCAATTAACACGGCAGATTACGATCTGGATATCGAAACCATGCTGATCACCCGATCTGATTTGGCCAATATTATAATTGATGCCTACGATCGCGGTGTGAATGTCAATGTTCTCACAGAATCAGAGAGCGACAATACAGATATTGTAAATAATATTCTTGGCACGACACTGCCTGCTAAAAAATACATTTTCGACGATGCATCAGGACAGCTTCACCACAAAGTAGCACTAATAGATGCAAACAACCCGAATTCTGATCCGCAAACGATAACCGGCAGCCACAACTGGAGCAGTTCGGCCAACGACAGAAATGACGAAAACACACTCATCATTCACGATGCTGATATTGCCAACCAATATTATCAGCAATTTGCTTATCGTTTTAAACAAAACGATGGAACATTAGTGGTTTCTGCACAAATAATAAAGTCGACTTCTGTTAAGGTTTATCCAAATCCAACCGAAGGAAGACTAATGATAAATGCCGATAAAGAGATTTCAAGTATCTCAGTATATGACACAACCGGTGCAAAAATTAAAGAATTACAGCCCAATGAAAATACAGCCGAGTTCAATCTGCCACACAATTTAACCGGGCTATTTCTGCTAAAAGTAGAATTAAGCAACGGTGATTATAACACGTATAAAATATTGAAAAAATAA
- the secG gene encoding preprotein translocase subunit SecG — MYTLITVLLFIVCILLVLIVLVQNSKGGGLASNFQSSGQVMGVRKTTDFLEKGTWFLAGALLFLSVVGAGFIPREQSETDQSRVQEQIETAVDPNQAPIFPTTPPATEQTPATDDEGGEN; from the coding sequence ATGTATACTTTAATCACCGTTTTACTATTTATCGTTTGTATCCTTTTGGTACTTATTGTACTGGTGCAAAACTCTAAAGGAGGAGGTCTGGCAAGTAATTTCCAGTCTTCAGGTCAGGTTATGGGCGTGCGAAAAACAACTGATTTTCTTGAAAAAGGAACCTGGTTTTTGGCAGGAGCTTTATTATTCCTTTCTGTTGTAGGAGCGGGTTTTATTCCTCGCGAGCAATCAGAAACAGACCAAAGTCGTGTGCAGGAACAAATTGAAACAGCTGTTGATCCTAACCAGGCACCAATATTCCCAACAACGCCGCCGGCAACTGAACAAACTCCGGCTACCGACGATGAAGGTGGTGAAAACTAG
- a CDS encoding T9SS type A sorting domain-containing protein → MKYIILFLFTLFIASASYAQDTGPSSLQNEEEAKNEVKIYPNPCKNNKVTVDYALKEISEIRLNNITGKQVYLKEYKFPVSKIQLQLNDIPNGIYLIQISTTDNKRTVKKLMIARN, encoded by the coding sequence ATGAAATATATTATACTTTTCTTATTTACATTATTTATTGCTTCCGCGTCTTATGCTCAAGACACGGGGCCCTCTTCATTGCAGAATGAAGAAGAAGCAAAAAACGAGGTAAAAATCTACCCCAATCCTTGTAAGAACAACAAAGTTACCGTTGATTATGCATTAAAAGAAATCAGCGAAATCCGTCTCAACAATATTACCGGGAAACAGGTTTATTTGAAAGAGTACAAATTCCCTGTGTCAAAAATACAGCTGCAACTTAACGATATTCCAAACGGAATTTATCTGATTCAAATCTCCACAACCGACAATAAACGAACGGTAAAAAAACTGATGATCGCGAGAAATTAA
- a CDS encoding co-chaperone GroES, giving the protein MADLKGRILAGKILVQPQEAEEKTVSGIIIPDSAKEKPQVGTVVLAGADKKDEPMELKVGDIVFYGKYSGTELNIDGVDYLLMSQSDVLYIN; this is encoded by the coding sequence ATGGCAGATTTAAAAGGTAGAATTCTTGCTGGCAAGATCCTGGTTCAGCCGCAGGAAGCAGAAGAAAAAACAGTGAGTGGAATCATTATTCCTGATTCGGCAAAGGAAAAACCACAGGTTGGTACTGTAGTATTGGCAGGAGCTGATAAAAAGGATGAGCCAATGGAATTAAAAGTTGGTGATATTGTTTTTTACGGTAAATACTCAGGTACTGAGTTGAACATTGATGGAGTAGATTATTTATTGATGTCGCAATCTGACGTTTTATACATTAACTAA
- a CDS encoding sigma-54 dependent transcriptional regulator — translation MDIQAIKQRFGIIGNTAGINRAIEVAVQVAPTDLSVLVTGESGVGKEIFPQIIHQFSSRKHGKYIAVNCGAIPEGTIDSELFGHEKGAFTGALADRKGYFQEADGGTIFLDEIGELPLSTQVRLLRVLETGEFMKVGSSQVIKTNVRVIAATNVNIPIAIEEGKFREDLYYRLNTVPISIPPLRERPDDVILLFRKFARDFAEKYRMPPVRLEEDARTVLVSFRWPGNIRQLKNITEQISIIEQERDISAEALRPYLPVSGGANLPALLAREEDNKSFANEREILYKVLFDMKSDMNDLKKLVLDLMENRDAPISGDQAQIIRNLYNTNDGNFVAKEQVSNPIHITSVDKDNIQDTEEFVEESLSLADKEIELIQKALEKHRGKRKYAAQELGISERTLYRKIKEYDIKG, via the coding sequence ATGGATATACAAGCAATAAAACAAAGATTTGGAATAATAGGAAACACTGCCGGAATAAACCGGGCCATTGAAGTTGCTGTTCAGGTGGCGCCAACCGATTTGTCGGTTTTGGTAACCGGAGAAAGTGGTGTTGGTAAAGAGATATTCCCACAAATAATACATCAGTTCTCGAGCCGAAAACATGGTAAATATATTGCCGTAAACTGCGGAGCTATTCCCGAGGGAACAATCGACTCGGAGTTGTTCGGACACGAAAAAGGAGCATTTACCGGAGCACTTGCCGACCGAAAAGGATATTTCCAGGAAGCCGATGGAGGAACCATATTTTTGGATGAAATTGGCGAGTTGCCTTTATCAACCCAGGTGCGTTTGCTGCGTGTGTTGGAAACGGGCGAGTTTATGAAGGTTGGTTCGTCGCAGGTAATAAAAACCAATGTGCGGGTAATTGCCGCCACCAACGTAAATATTCCGATAGCAATTGAGGAGGGAAAATTCCGCGAGGATTTGTATTATCGTTTAAATACGGTACCGATTTCAATTCCACCGTTGCGCGAACGTCCCGACGATGTTATTTTGTTGTTTCGAAAATTTGCGCGCGATTTTGCCGAAAAGTACCGGATGCCACCCGTGCGTTTAGAAGAAGACGCCCGAACTGTTTTGGTAAGTTTTCGCTGGCCCGGAAATATCCGCCAGTTAAAAAATATTACCGAGCAGATTTCGATAATTGAGCAGGAACGTGATATTTCGGCCGAAGCGTTACGCCCGTATTTACCTGTTAGCGGCGGAGCTAATTTGCCGGCTTTGCTGGCCCGCGAAGAAGACAATAAATCGTTTGCCAACGAGCGTGAAATACTGTACAAAGTTCTTTTTGATATGAAGAGCGATATGAACGACCTGAAAAAACTGGTGCTCGATTTAATGGAAAACCGCGATGCGCCAATTTCTGGTGACCAGGCACAGATTATCAGAAATTTATACAATACCAATGATGGTAATTTTGTGGCAAAAGAGCAGGTTTCAAATCCGATTCATATTACCTCGGTTGATAAAGATAATATTCAAGATACAGAGGAATTTGTGGAAGAATCGCTTTCTTTGGCCGATAAAGAAATTGAGTTGATTCAGAAAGCTTTGGAGAAACACCGCGGGAAAAGAAAATATGCCGCTCAGGAATTGGGAATTTCGGAACGGACATTATACCGCAAAATTAAAGAATACGATATTAAGGGATAA
- the groL gene encoding chaperonin GroEL (60 kDa chaperone family; promotes refolding of misfolded polypeptides especially under stressful conditions; forms two stacked rings of heptamers to form a barrel-shaped 14mer; ends can be capped by GroES; misfolded proteins enter the barrel where they are refolded when GroES binds): protein MAKEIKFDIEARDLLKSGVDQLANAVKVTLGPKGRNVVIEKKFGAPQITKDGVTVAKEIELSDAYENMGAQMVKEVASKTGDDAGDGTTTATVLAQSIVNVGLKNVTAGANPMDLKRGIDKAVVAVVESIKEQAQTIGDDYAKIESVAKISANNDAVIGSLIAEAMKKVHKEGVITIEEAKGTDTYVDVVEGMQFDRGYLSPYFVTDAEKMVAELDNPFILIHDKKISTMKDLLPVLEATAQTGRPLMIISEDVDGEALATLVVNRLRGSLKVCAVKAPGFGDRRKEMLEDIAILTGGTVITEEKGMKLEQATIDMLGQCEKITVDKENTTVVNGAGAQEAIAARVNQIKTQMETTTSDYDKEKLQERLAKLAGGVAVIYVGAASEVEMKEKKDRVDDALHATRAAVEEGIVPGGGVALVRAIAALEDLKGDNEDETTGVEIVKRAIEEPLRQIVANAGKEGAVVVQNVKDGEGDYGYNARVDEYQKLYETGVIDPAKVTRVALENAASIAGMFLTTETVIVEVKEDAPAMPMGGPGMGGMGGMM, encoded by the coding sequence ATGGCTAAAGAAATTAAATTCGATATTGAAGCACGCGATTTGCTTAAAAGTGGTGTTGATCAACTGGCTAACGCTGTAAAAGTTACTTTAGGACCAAAAGGTCGTAACGTAGTAATCGAGAAAAAATTTGGTGCACCACAAATTACTAAAGACGGTGTAACTGTTGCAAAAGAAATTGAGTTAAGCGACGCATACGAAAATATGGGCGCTCAAATGGTTAAAGAAGTGGCTTCTAAAACCGGTGACGACGCTGGTGATGGTACTACTACTGCAACTGTTTTGGCACAGTCGATTGTTAATGTTGGTTTGAAAAACGTAACTGCAGGTGCAAATCCAATGGACCTGAAACGTGGTATCGACAAAGCTGTTGTTGCTGTTGTTGAAAGCATTAAAGAGCAGGCTCAAACAATTGGTGACGACTACGCAAAAATCGAATCAGTAGCAAAAATCTCTGCCAACAACGATGCAGTTATCGGATCGTTGATTGCTGAGGCAATGAAAAAAGTTCATAAAGAAGGTGTTATCACAATTGAAGAAGCAAAAGGTACTGACACTTACGTTGATGTAGTTGAAGGTATGCAATTCGACCGTGGTTACCTTTCTCCATATTTTGTAACCGATGCAGAAAAAATGGTTGCAGAATTGGATAACCCATTTATTCTGATCCACGACAAAAAGATCAGCACAATGAAAGACCTTCTTCCGGTATTGGAAGCTACAGCTCAAACAGGTCGTCCGTTGATGATCATTTCTGAAGATGTTGATGGCGAAGCATTGGCTACTTTGGTTGTTAACCGTTTGCGTGGTTCGTTAAAAGTATGTGCTGTCAAAGCTCCTGGTTTTGGCGATCGCAGAAAAGAAATGTTGGAAGACATTGCAATCCTGACTGGTGGTACCGTAATTACCGAAGAAAAAGGTATGAAACTGGAGCAGGCTACAATTGACATGTTGGGTCAGTGCGAAAAAATTACTGTTGACAAAGAAAATACAACTGTAGTTAATGGTGCCGGAGCACAAGAAGCTATTGCTGCTCGTGTTAACCAAATCAAAACTCAGATGGAAACTACAACTTCTGATTACGACAAAGAAAAACTGCAGGAACGTTTGGCTAAATTGGCCGGTGGTGTTGCTGTTATCTATGTTGGTGCTGCTTCAGAAGTAGAAATGAAAGAGAAAAAAGACCGCGTAGACGATGCATTGCACGCAACCCGTGCAGCTGTTGAAGAAGGAATTGTTCCTGGTGGTGGTGTTGCTTTGGTACGTGCAATTGCTGCTTTGGAAGATCTGAAAGGCGATAACGAAGACGAAACAACAGGTGTTGAAATCGTTAAACGTGCCATCGAAGAGCCATTGCGTCAGATTGTAGCTAACGCTGGTAAAGAAGGTGCAGTTGTTGTTCAAAATGTAAAAGACGGAGAAGGCGATTACGGTTACAATGCCCGCGTTGATGAATACCAAAAACTTTATGAAACTGGTGTTATCGACCCTGCTAAAGTAACTCGTGTAGCACTTGAAAACGCTGCTTCAATTGCCGGAATGTTCTTAACTACCGAAACTGTAATTGTTGAGGTTAAAGAAGATGCTCCGGCAATGCCAATGGGTGGTCCAGGTATGGGCGGCATGGGCGGTATGATGTAA
- the gdhA gene encoding NADP-specific glutamate dehydrogenase translates to MKTDINEFIANLEHRTPGENEFHQAVEEVIGSVWDFYEKNPRYQRAKILERMVEPERVIMFRVPWVDDRGEVQINRGYRVEFNSALGPYKGGLRFHASVTLSILKFLGFEQTFKNSLTTLPMGGGKGGSDFSPKGKSDGEIMRFCQSFMTELYRHIGPHTDVPAGDIGVGGREIGYLFGQYKRIKNEFTGVLTGKGLAWGGSLIRPEATGFGAVYFAQHMLHRVGKDIEGQTISVSGFGNVAWGAISKINELGGKVVTISGPDGYIYDKNGISGDKVEYLLELRATNNDIVSPYAEEFDAEFVAGKRPWEVPVDLAMPCATENEVGLEDAKELAKNGCKLLAEASNMGCTADAVDFLSEAMDYAPGKAVNAGGVAVSGLEMSQNSMRINWPREEVDERLKGIMKAIHETCVSYGTKGEKVDYVKGANVGGFVKVAEAMLAQGVV, encoded by the coding sequence ATGAAAACAGATATAAATGAATTCATCGCGAATTTGGAGCACAGAACTCCGGGGGAAAATGAATTTCACCAGGCGGTAGAAGAAGTAATTGGTTCGGTTTGGGATTTTTACGAAAAGAATCCGCGTTACCAACGTGCTAAAATTCTGGAACGTATGGTTGAACCCGAGCGGGTAATTATGTTCCGTGTTCCTTGGGTCGACGATCGGGGAGAAGTACAAATCAACCGTGGTTACCGGGTTGAGTTTAACTCTGCACTGGGACCTTACAAAGGAGGTTTGAGGTTTCACGCCAGTGTAACTCTGAGTATTTTGAAGTTTTTAGGATTTGAACAAACTTTTAAAAATAGTCTTACCACTTTGCCAATGGGCGGAGGAAAAGGCGGCTCAGACTTTAGTCCAAAAGGTAAAAGCGATGGCGAAATCATGAGGTTTTGCCAGAGTTTTATGACGGAATTGTATCGCCACATCGGGCCACATACCGATGTCCCTGCCGGTGATATTGGCGTGGGCGGACGTGAGATTGGCTACTTGTTTGGACAATACAAAAGAATTAAAAACGAATTCACCGGAGTATTAACCGGAAAAGGTTTGGCCTGGGGCGGAAGTTTAATTCGTCCGGAAGCAACTGGTTTTGGCGCTGTGTATTTTGCACAACACATGTTGCATCGGGTTGGAAAAGATATTGAAGGTCAGACAATTTCGGTATCTGGCTTTGGAAACGTTGCCTGGGGAGCCATCTCAAAAATTAATGAGCTTGGCGGAAAGGTGGTAACCATTTCAGGGCCTGATGGCTACATTTACGATAAGAATGGAATTAGTGGCGATAAAGTGGAGTACCTGCTTGAGTTACGAGCTACAAATAATGACATTGTTTCGCCGTATGCCGAAGAATTTGATGCCGAGTTTGTTGCCGGGAAACGCCCTTGGGAAGTGCCGGTTGATTTGGCAATGCCTTGTGCCACCGAAAACGAAGTTGGTTTGGAAGATGCAAAAGAGCTGGCTAAAAATGGTTGTAAACTATTGGCCGAAGCATCGAATATGGGATGTACTGCTGATGCGGTTGACTTTTTAAGCGAAGCGATGGATTATGCACCTGGAAAAGCAGTAAATGCCGGAGGAGTTGCTGTTTCCGGGTTGGAAATGTCGCAAAACAGTATGCGGATTAACTGGCCGCGCGAAGAAGTGGACGAGCGTTTAAAGGGAATTATGAAAGCAATTCACGAAACTTGCGTCAGCTATGGCACAAAAGGGGAAAAGGTTGATTATGTAAAAGGTGCTAACGTTGGCGGTTTTGTAAAAGTAGCCGAAGCGATGCTGGCACAGGGAGTTGTTTAG
- the deoC gene encoding deoxyribose-phosphate aldolase, with protein sequence MTSVQQLAKMIDHSILHPTMTDYDLERECAVAAKYNVASVCVKPYAVKQARQLLKNTEVAVGCVIGFPAGNSAIEVKAFEAETACKDGAVEIDMVINIGKALQGDWEYIEDEIDTVVKTCHKNGAIVKVIFETDYIANELDIKQLCEICTKVGADYVKTSSGFGFVKGADGRYSYMGATIDNLKLMRDSSGPNVKIKAAGGVRTLDALLAVREAGCSRCGATATVAILKEAKKRFGE encoded by the coding sequence ATGACTAGTGTTCAGCAGCTTGCAAAAATGATCGATCATTCGATCCTTCATCCAACAATGACAGATTATGATTTGGAACGGGAATGTGCCGTTGCGGCAAAGTATAATGTGGCGTCGGTTTGTGTAAAACCTTATGCAGTAAAACAGGCCAGGCAGCTTTTAAAAAATACCGAAGTAGCGGTTGGTTGTGTTATCGGTTTTCCGGCCGGAAATTCAGCAATTGAGGTAAAAGCTTTTGAAGCGGAAACAGCCTGTAAAGACGGGGCGGTTGAAATTGATATGGTTATAAATATCGGGAAAGCTTTGCAGGGCGACTGGGAATATATTGAAGATGAAATTGATACCGTGGTAAAAACCTGTCATAAAAACGGGGCGATTGTTAAGGTCATTTTCGAAACCGACTACATTGCCAATGAACTGGACATTAAACAGCTGTGCGAGATATGTACAAAAGTGGGCGCTGATTACGTAAAAACGTCCTCTGGTTTTGGCTTTGTAAAAGGTGCTGATGGGCGATATTCATACATGGGAGCTACCATTGATAACCTGAAGCTCATGCGCGATAGCAGTGGTCCAAATGTAAAAATAAAAGCTGCCGGGGGTGTGCGTACGTTGGATGCTTTGCTGGCTGTGCGAGAAGCCGGTTGCTCACGTTGTGGTGCCACGGCAACAGTTGCCATTCTTAAGGAAGCAAAAAAACGATTTGGGGAGTAA